The DNA segment AACCTTGATAAAACGTACGGTTTTGACATATCCCACTACCAAAATAAAGAAGATATTAACTGGGATAGTCTGAGCATCGGGAACAGAACCATTCCACTGGAATTTGTCGTGATGCGCGCCACCATGGGAAACCGCAATGCGGATAAACATTTTGATGATTTCTGGGAAATGGCAAAAAAGCAGGAACTTATCCGGGGTGCTTATCATTTTTACAGAGCAGATGAAGATCCTGTAAGACAAGCCAACAATTTTCTTGAAAATGTAAAACTGGAAAGCGGCGACCTGCCTCCCATTCTTGATATAGAAAAGATTCCGAAGCGTAAAACCAACGAAAAACTGATTGAAGATCTTAAAGTATGGTGCAGGATTGTAGAGGAAGCCTACGGAAAAAAACCTATTATTTACACCTATTATCATTATTACAAAGATTTTCTTAAAGGCGAATTTGATGACTATCCGCTATGGCTGGCTAATTATAATGACGTTCCTGCCCCATCACCTGATTGGGAATGGGATTTCTGGCAGTTTACAGAAAACGGGATCGTTCACGGAATCAACACCAAAGTAGATCTTGATATATACAACGGAAGTTCGTGGTCTTTGAAAAGACTTACCCTGGATTAATTTTATTCAAATTTTCTAAGATAATCTCACTTATACAGCCTGAAATTTTCTCACTTATAAAAACATTACGGGTATCTTAAAATAGCAGTGCTTTGTTTAAATTATTTAAATGGCTTCCTTTGAACCCATTCCGTTTTTGGAGAAATAGCAGGAAAAAGAATTTTCATGAAAGGATTAATTATGAAATTATTATGTTTAATCAGACCAAAAATTTCAGTGGGTTCAGCTCCGATGGTTGATTTTATTTCTAAAGCTGTTCTGCCAAAAATAATTCTTTCAAACTGATGAGTAATTCCGAATTCAACCATATCCAAAAGCATATTGAGGTAGACCTGCTTTTCTTTCTGAAGTTCTTTATGATAGCCTAAAAAGTAAGTATCAACATCATTATTATTGATCAGCAAAGTATAAAACCCAACAAGTTCGCTTTCTGAAAAATAGCCGAAGATTCTAAATTTTTCGTCAAGATTTTCCTTCATTTTCCCAAAATGGTTTTCGGCCAGGAAGAATGTATTGAATGCAGCATTATCAACTACATTATGATACAGCTTGTTCATTTCGTTCCGGTATTTATTTATTGAATCCAAATCCAGCTCACGCTTTTCTATACCCTGCAGTTTCTTTTTTGCTGCTCTTACTCGTGACCTGTATTTTTTTGAAAAGCCATTGAGATAATCATCAAATGTTTCCCAATGTTCCTTTATTTTCAGTTTCATATTAGGCTGTAC comes from the Chryseobacterium nepalense genome and includes:
- a CDS encoding glycoside hydrolase family 25 protein, yielding MPQKKYSKKTAKKVHATRRKNYFFRRKVLLAILLIALVGTGFYLKKTVSYYYAIYFNKFVHRKLHNTESETVRIQKIISDNLDKTYGFDISHYQNKEDINWDSLSIGNRTIPLEFVVMRATMGNRNADKHFDDFWEMAKKQELIRGAYHFYRADEDPVRQANNFLENVKLESGDLPPILDIEKIPKRKTNEKLIEDLKVWCRIVEEAYGKKPIIYTYYHYYKDFLKGEFDDYPLWLANYNDVPAPSPDWEWDFWQFTENGIVHGINTKVDLDIYNGSSWSLKRLTLD
- a CDS encoding peptidogalycan biosysnthesis protein, which encodes MLSQEYFCALHASLPSNMECFMVGFFNQNELVGGALFQYIDFIGFRKSLKNDSGWNIKSLFTGLFIKDVMILGNNMLTGQNGFYFDFSKIPVRDILIVLHKAIGVMQSEIRKTSLIIFKDYQNSLAERFKGKEYDPYFRFSVQPNMKLKIKEHWETFDDYLNGFSKKYRSRVRAAKKKLQGIEKRELDLDSINKYRNEMNKLYHNVVDNAAFNTFFLAENHFGKMKENLDEKFRIFGYFSESELVGFYTLLINNNDVDTYFLGYHKELQKEKQVYLNMLLDMVEFGITHQFERIIFGRTALEIKSTIGAEPTEIFGLIKHNNFIINPFMKILFPAISPKTEWVQRKPFK